In the genome of Blastopirellula marina, one region contains:
- a CDS encoding SDR family NAD(P)-dependent oxidoreductase: METAPETATTDFNLKGKVAAVTGAASGIGRAIALQLARQGASLILHTRSNDHGLRETANLAQAIRPQIAVELLIEDFQDPQQQDRFCQQAWDWNGGIDILVNNAGVDVLTGEAAQLTFEEKLELVYRVDVVSTIRIARTLGTRMKTIPGSSIVNIGWDQAAHGMEGDSGEMFAVSKGAIMAFSKSLAKSLAPNVRVNCVAPGWIQTAWGEDSSDYWQSRAQRESLVQTWGKPEDVAATVGFLVSSAARFVNGQVVTVNGGFNHGGQLPRDLKES, encoded by the coding sequence ATGGAAACCGCCCCGGAAACCGCAACGACCGATTTCAATCTGAAGGGAAAAGTTGCCGCCGTGACGGGGGCTGCTAGCGGAATCGGTCGAGCGATTGCCCTGCAATTAGCCCGCCAGGGGGCTTCGCTTATTTTGCATACCCGCAGCAACGACCATGGCCTCCGCGAGACCGCCAACCTGGCCCAGGCCATCCGTCCCCAGATTGCCGTCGAACTGTTGATCGAAGATTTCCAGGACCCACAACAGCAAGATCGTTTCTGCCAGCAAGCCTGGGATTGGAACGGTGGGATCGACATTCTCGTGAATAACGCTGGAGTCGACGTGCTGACGGGCGAGGCGGCGCAGCTGACCTTCGAAGAGAAGCTGGAACTCGTCTATCGCGTTGATGTCGTCTCTACGATCCGGATTGCCCGGACACTGGGTACCAGGATGAAAACGATCCCTGGTAGCAGCATCGTGAACATTGGCTGGGACCAGGCCGCGCACGGAATGGAAGGAGACAGCGGCGAGATGTTCGCTGTCTCGAAAGGAGCGATCATGGCTTTCTCGAAGAGTCTGGCGAAGTCGCTGGCACCGAACGTTCGCGTCAACTGCGTGGCCCCTGGGTGGATACAAACGGCCTGGGGGGAAGACAGTTCTGACTACTGGCAAAGCCGCGCCCAGCGCGAGTCGCTCGTACAAACTTGGGGCAAGCCAGAAGACGTGGCAGCGACTGTAGGCTTTCTCGTTTCGTCGGCCGCACGATTCGTGAATGGGCAAGTCGTGACGGTCAACGGCGGATTCAATCATGGAGGTCAGCT
- a CDS encoding ACP S-malonyltransferase, whose amino-acid sequence MADHITGHLSTTAFVFRGYNVTNMGRTPELLNHPRFGGYVAKRLEQCGQIASEVLHRPVDLLGRVSRGEETDLDSYPDAIALIMAAEMAQVDILEQEYNVHLTNAQYLMGYSLGELTALVAGHCLSLEDALTIPLSLSIDTAKLAPTCTLAVVFCRKTTLSANSVHHLCQEINAEGKGLIGISAVLSPNSLIVIGEHDTTTRLHTRLQETIADRVHVKKNPHKWPPMHTPIVWREHINSRAALLMSQMKSGFTAPKPPVLSLITGACSYTDTNVRDLICQWVDKPQLLWQAVYHTLSSGTEALIHLGPEPNIVPATYSRLAENVEAQVKGSISTRALSTLVYRPWLNALIGERAYLLRAPTIKQTNFEDWLLDKAT is encoded by the coding sequence ATGGCGGATCATATCACCGGTCATCTGAGTACGACCGCGTTCGTCTTTCGCGGCTACAACGTCACGAACATGGGACGTACGCCAGAGTTGTTGAACCATCCGCGTTTTGGTGGGTACGTTGCGAAACGACTGGAACAGTGCGGCCAGATTGCCTCGGAAGTGTTGCATCGACCAGTCGACTTGCTGGGCCGCGTGAGTCGAGGGGAAGAAACCGATCTCGATTCCTACCCCGACGCCATCGCGTTGATTATGGCCGCGGAAATGGCCCAGGTCGATATTCTCGAGCAGGAATACAATGTTCACCTTACCAACGCCCAGTACCTGATGGGGTACAGTTTGGGTGAATTGACGGCACTTGTGGCCGGCCACTGCTTGAGCTTGGAAGACGCCCTCACGATACCGCTCTCGTTGTCCATCGATACAGCCAAGCTCGCACCCACGTGCACGCTCGCGGTCGTCTTCTGTCGTAAGACCACACTCAGTGCTAACAGCGTTCATCATCTCTGCCAAGAGATCAACGCCGAAGGAAAAGGGCTAATCGGAATCTCGGCCGTTCTTTCCCCCAACTCGCTCATTGTCATTGGCGAACACGACACCACAACGCGTCTCCACACGCGACTTCAAGAAACGATTGCCGATCGCGTTCATGTGAAGAAGAACCCTCACAAGTGGCCGCCGATGCACACCCCGATTGTCTGGCGCGAGCACATCAACTCGCGTGCGGCCCTACTGATGAGTCAAATGAAAAGCGGCTTCACAGCCCCCAAGCCTCCGGTGCTTTCGCTGATTACCGGTGCCTGTAGTTACACCGACACCAACGTTCGCGATCTCATCTGCCAGTGGGTAGATAAGCCTCAACTTCTGTGGCAGGCGGTCTATCACACGCTGAGCAGCGGCACCGAGGCACTCATTCATCTGGGCCCCGAACCCAACATCGTGCCGGCCACCTATAGCCGCTTGGCGGAAAACGTCGAAGCCCAGGTCAAAGGAAGCATCAGCACCCGAGCACTTTCCACGCTCGTCTATCGCCCCTGGCTGAATGCACTTATCGGCGAACGAGCCTATTT